One part of the Bacteroidales bacterium genome encodes these proteins:
- a CDS encoding helix-turn-helix transcriptional regulator, with product MKSRIEILLKKEILTPSKFADKIGVQRSSISHILTGRNNPSLELIQKILNNFPDINAEWLIIGKGNMYKTEVQTNIFETIEKKKDLFSEKQIQFDEKNDNIINKIEKNDEVDGLKKQQYQEKQYNKRIERIVIFYNDKTCRDYLTDE from the coding sequence ATGAAATCAAGAATAGAAATTTTACTAAAGAAAGAAATATTAACACCATCAAAATTTGCAGATAAAATTGGTGTTCAAAGATCAAGTATTTCGCATATTTTAACCGGAAGAAACAATCCGAGCTTAGAGCTTATACAAAAAATACTAAATAATTTTCCTGATATTAATGCAGAATGGTTAATTATAGGAAAAGGAAATATGTATAAAACTGAAGTACAAACAAATATTTTTGAAACTATTGAAAAAAAAAAAGATTTATTTAGTGAAAAACAGATACAATTTGATGAAAAAAATGATAATATTATAAATAAAATTGAAAAAAATGATGAAGTTGATGGTCTTAAAAAGCAGCAATATCAAGAGAAACAATATAATAAAAGGATAGAAAGAATTGTTATTTTCTATAATGATAAAACCTGCAGAGATTATTTAACTGATGAATAG
- a CDS encoding quinone-dependent dihydroorotate dehydrogenase, with translation MYKYLIRPLFFLFKPELIHSIVFFLLKAGAFIPGISYICRYIFVIRNKKLEKNIFGMNFSNLVGLAAGMDKDAEVFDMFSNLGFSHIEIGTVTPKAQPGNPKPRLFRLKKDKALINRMGFNNHGVDFAVKKLKTRKSKIIIGGNIGKNKNTPNEDAVNDYEICFEALYPYVDYFVVNVSSPNTPDLRDLQEKEPLKKLLEHLKKISLKKDKQKPILLKIAPDLTNTQLDDIIDIVKSTNIDGIVATNTTILRNGLSFSKEKAASYGEGGLSGKPLKNRSTEVIRYISEKSGKTIPIIGVGGIMSPEDAMEKLNAGACLVQLYTGFVYEGPGLVKRINEYILKNS, from the coding sequence ATGTATAAATATCTTATCAGACCGTTGTTTTTCTTATTTAAGCCCGAACTTATTCATTCAATTGTTTTTTTTCTGTTAAAAGCAGGGGCTTTTATACCGGGAATATCTTATATCTGTCGATATATCTTTGTAATTAGAAATAAAAAGTTAGAAAAAAATATTTTTGGTATGAATTTTAGCAATCTGGTTGGCTTGGCTGCCGGAATGGATAAAGATGCTGAAGTTTTTGACATGTTTAGTAATCTTGGCTTTAGTCATATCGAAATTGGTACTGTTACTCCAAAAGCACAACCCGGAAATCCAAAACCCAGATTATTCAGGCTAAAAAAGGACAAAGCATTAATAAATCGGATGGGATTTAATAATCATGGTGTTGATTTTGCAGTTAAAAAGTTAAAAACCAGAAAATCTAAGATAATTATAGGAGGAAATATTGGTAAAAACAAAAACACTCCAAATGAAGATGCTGTTAATGATTACGAAATATGTTTTGAAGCTCTTTATCCTTATGTAGATTATTTTGTTGTTAATGTGAGTTCACCAAATACTCCTGATTTAAGAGATTTGCAAGAAAAAGAGCCTTTAAAAAAATTACTTGAACATTTAAAAAAAATATCATTAAAAAAGGATAAACAAAAACCAATTTTGCTTAAAATAGCACCTGACTTAACAAATACCCAATTAGATGATATTATTGATATTGTTAAATCTACAAATATTGATGGTATAGTTGCGACAAATACTACAATTTTGCGTAATGGACTATCATTTAGCAAAGAAAAAGCTGCAAGTTATGGCGAAGGAGGTTTAAGCGGAAAACCCTTAAAAAATCGTTCTACAGAAGTAATTAGGTATATTTCTGAAAAATCAGGTAAAACTATTCCAATAATCGGTGTTGGAGGCATAATGTCACCTGAAGATGCAATGGAAAAACTTAATGCAGGTGCATGTCTTGTTCAGCTATATACTGGTTTTGTTTATGAAGGTCCGGGTTTGGTAAAAAGAATTAATGAGTATATTTTAAAAAATTCATAA